A portion of the Lysinibacillus timonensis genome contains these proteins:
- a CDS encoding ABC transporter permease — MNIQGLVKRSTPALLWLVGLLVIWQLMSWVLLNVLQVPLAQSKLPYIHELVFTFAEYGGTLLYHASVTIRSASIGFAVGTIAGILLAIFMSSSKWLEQLAFPYLVASQMIPILGLAPVVYGIVHDDGIARIIIAAFMTFFPVVLNMLRGLRSAEPSAIELMHSYAAKPWTVYWKLRFPQSLPSLFTGLKIAAPLAVTGAILVELMGATEGIGVIMLSNLYYGSSHAYMFWLTVIVGAFLGFVSYLLISLVERLVTPWQPEFRKSGGDEK; from the coding sequence ATGAATATTCAAGGATTAGTAAAACGTTCGACACCAGCACTTTTATGGCTTGTTGGATTGCTCGTGATTTGGCAACTCATGTCATGGGTTTTGCTAAATGTTTTACAAGTTCCGCTAGCGCAATCAAAGCTTCCGTACATTCATGAATTGGTCTTTACGTTTGCTGAATATGGCGGAACTCTTTTATATCATGCTTCTGTAACAATTAGGAGCGCATCCATTGGGTTTGCTGTTGGAACGATTGCGGGGATCCTCTTAGCGATTTTCATGAGCTCGTCCAAATGGCTCGAGCAATTGGCCTTTCCATATTTAGTTGCTTCTCAAATGATTCCGATTTTAGGATTAGCGCCCGTTGTTTACGGAATTGTTCATGATGATGGAATAGCTCGCATCATTATTGCGGCATTTATGACGTTTTTCCCAGTCGTATTAAATATGCTGCGAGGGTTACGAAGTGCAGAACCATCTGCCATTGAGCTCATGCATTCATATGCGGCAAAGCCCTGGACAGTTTACTGGAAGCTTCGATTTCCACAATCCTTGCCAAGTCTATTTACAGGACTAAAAATTGCAGCGCCATTAGCTGTGACAGGGGCAATCTTAGTGGAATTAATGGGGGCAACAGAAGGGATTGGTGTAATTATGCTTAGCAATCTCTATTATGGTTCTTCTCATGCCTATATGTTTTGGCTGACAGTTATTGTTGGTGCATTCCTTGGTTTCGTAAGTTATTTACTAATCAGTTTAGTTGAAAGGCTTGTAACACCTTGGCAACCAGAATTTCGGAAGTCAGGAGGAGATGAAAAATGA
- a CDS encoding ABC transporter permease gives MRGKTVEENWIGQSLGKSNSTLPIKSNSKEQKKKQTKLGSNISKILIPLIAGIVFFILWEVQFFHTLFQLRTYQLPLPSVIVEAIRENFETLVNFMGYTFAEAFIGMLLGSFLGFIVALIATASPKWGKGGLTIVVALNAVPIVALAPIMNLWFGNGIGSRIAIVTITTMAAMAVNAHKGMSNVNPLSLDLLHSYAANKIQVFRYLRIANSLPYVFTALKINATASMIGAIVGEFFYASNGLGYLLSNSIKVAQMPLGWACIVVASVAGVAFYLIVEILEKIFMKWHPSKRT, from the coding sequence ATGAGAGGGAAAACCGTTGAAGAAAACTGGATAGGTCAGTCCTTAGGGAAGAGCAATTCAACGCTACCGATAAAAAGTAATAGCAAAGAGCAAAAGAAAAAACAAACGAAGCTAGGAAGTAATATTAGCAAAATTCTCATTCCGTTGATCGCTGGGATCGTATTTTTTATCCTATGGGAAGTTCAATTTTTTCACACTCTATTTCAATTAAGGACATACCAATTGCCGTTGCCTTCCGTAATAGTAGAGGCAATTAGAGAAAACTTTGAGACGTTAGTTAATTTTATGGGATATACCTTTGCGGAAGCATTCATAGGTATGCTGCTTGGATCATTTCTAGGATTTATCGTAGCGTTAATTGCCACTGCATCGCCTAAATGGGGAAAGGGTGGTTTAACCATCGTCGTAGCATTAAATGCTGTTCCGATTGTAGCGTTAGCCCCGATTATGAATCTATGGTTTGGGAATGGCATTGGTTCAAGAATTGCGATTGTTACCATCACAACAATGGCTGCTATGGCCGTAAATGCGCATAAAGGGATGTCCAATGTGAACCCGTTATCTTTGGATTTATTGCATTCGTATGCAGCAAATAAAATTCAAGTTTTTCGTTATTTACGAATCGCAAATAGCTTACCTTATGTGTTTACCGCTTTGAAAATCAACGCAACAGCAAGTATGATTGGCGCAATTGTTGGGGAATTTTTCTATGCCTCGAATGGGTTAGGTTATCTTCTTTCAAACTCAATAAAAGTTGCCCAAATGCCTTTAGGGTGGGCTTGTATTGTTGTTGCATCTGTTGCGGGTGTCGCTTTTTATCTAATTGTTGAGATATTAGAAAAGATCTTTATGAAATGGCATCCTTCTAAGAGAACGTAA